The nucleotide sequence agtagaaaggctgtttccgatagacccccggctcaataTATGTATCTACACAGAAATTTCTAAATACTATCTCTGTCCATGCAGATTCCACTGGAAGTTGTCGCACCACTAACCTTGGAAAAGTTAAATGGAACAAGGCTAAGCTTGTCTGGTGACCACCAGCTCAGTAACGCTGCCCTTGCTGTATCCCTTTGTAAAAGTTGGCTTAGAGGTACAGGGAACTGGAAAAGGCTGTTTGAAGATGTTGGTACTCTCTTTATTCTCTCCTCTGCATTACTCTGCATATGGGAATTACATTTTTACATACCAaccaatattcatattcatgatttttCCAGACAAGTATTAATATCAGTAAAGCCTGTGATTTTTgaaatagacccttgtggtcgggTCTTCCCCAGACCCTGCACATAGCGGGAGTtatagtgcaccgggctgccctttttgcCAGTTTTTATTGGATGTGGGGATTTCAATccctctcttttctcatctaagcTCGCGCTCTCTCTTTACCAGTGTTactgtatttattttattagtcaaAGTGGCTCAGGAAGAGTGATCCAGACTTATTGTACTCGTATGTCATCTAGCTCTATTATGATGCTATTGATCTTTTCTTGGCATCAAATAGGCATATGAGGAAGACGGTCTACCAGAGCAATTCCTGAGGGGCCTCTCAGCTGCACGTCTTTCTGGAAGGGCTCAGATTGTTGTTGACCCTCTGATCAATGCATCTGGAGGAAATAAAAGGGTTTCAGGAGATCTGACCTTCTACCTCGATGGAGCTCACAGTCCTGAGAGCACTTATGCTTGTGCAAGATGGTTTTCTGCTGCTGCGGTTGAACGAAAAGACCTGTCACTTTCATCAGTTTCCCCGGGAGTTGAGACGACGGAGACAGCTTGGACAAAGGGTTACATCAAACATTGTCATAACAAGGAGCCGGACGAAATATTGAAGCGGGTAAAAGAAACCTCATTTTTGATGCATGATATTTGGTTCTTCTGCATTACATAAATatcatgctatggtgttttctgtTCCTCTAATTCCTGTCTATGTTGAGTGGCATGCTTTATGATTAAGATGGTCTCTGTAATGCAGATTCTGTTATTCAACTGCATGGATGCAAGAGATCCTCAAATTCTTCTTCCTAAGCTTGTCGATACTTGCGCATCATCAGGTATTGAACAAGATAACAATGCAGCAATTCGTTGTTGTCATTGATGTTTGCCTCTGCAGACTGGGAATTGCATTCCATTTGGGTTCTTTGAGACTAGAAGAGATGGCACAAGTGATGTTCCTTCTGTGTTACACTTACTTGTATACCACGAAACACATGTTTGGTTGTTTGTATAGGCATCAACTTTGTTCCTCGAACAGCATCAGAGCTGATATGCTATTTGTTTTCTTTGTACTAGGAATAACATACGATGGCTTTGCTCATTAGCTGGTTGgcttgaaggaaaaaaaaagtagcTCAGAAATGAGAAGCAGTTGGGGTGAACTGAGGGTTCGTGTGGGATAACGATGTGACTAGTTATATGAATTGATTGGATTCACAAAGTTAATAAATCTAAGTTCGTATCAACATTTTTGGTAAAAAAGTTCACCGTGCAATTCACAAGTAGTTCTATTTTCAAAGCTTAATATGTACAAGTTGACTGCTCTTGCATACATTGTCTCTCAGTCGGTGCTTATGACAATGAGATCCGGAGCTTTGTTAATCTCGCCCAACTTACGGTGTGAGGAATCAGATAATATCTGATTGGAGGCTAATCTTATGCTTCCGAGATGTTTGAAGTATTTCTAATTTGACCCTCTTGATCTTTAAGGTGGATTCGTGTAGAGTCCAAATAGAATGTGCCTCGACACCTTGTTCGTCTAGTTCAAGGAAGATCACGGAAAGCACTTTGATGTCTCGTTTTAAATGTCTCTCTTGTTAAATGAAGAGGAGATCCCATTGAGAGTAATAAGTGGTTGATATGAATGTTCCCTTTTACAGGCATTTACTTCTCAAAAGCTATTTTTGTGCCAAGCATTTCGGTACATACCAAGGTTACTTCTGCTACCTCTACTATACCCTCATACGTTCCTGGAAAGGATTTGTCATGGCAGTTTAACATTCAGAGAATTTGGGAGAGAATCATTCATGGCAAAGGTAAGTCCTGCACTGTTCGTTGGTAACTGGCTCGTCTTACTTTTCTCTTGCATGATTTGTGCCTCTTAAGAaatgacataatacataaatagatACTCAAACTTGGCCTCAGCTTAGGCACATATTGACACCTCAACTGACAACTAAATACTCCAACTCGTCCCCACTCTGTCTAGTGGACAACTGACGTGAAACATAAATTTTGTAGGTTTCTAGATGATCATTTTGTAAGTGGGAATGTTCAACTGACACAGTGGAGATGAgttgaggtgtctagatgtgCTTACTTGCCGGAGGAGATCAAGTTTGagtatatgtttatgtattatgccttaagAAGTCCTAGGTAGCCTGCATTTCTCCAGAACAAGGTTGTCGTCTGTCTTAAATAGATGATTAGAGCAGACTGCATCTAAACATAACCTAAAAAAGGAATGCTCACCTTATGTATGTTCGGAAGTGATCAACCATTTCAATTTGACACCATGCATCGTTTCTTGGTTAAGGATCCTCCTGAAATGGTTGCTTATACGCTAAAAGCCGGGGATCACTAATCCATCTAGAAACCTCATGTATCTTCCTGTTTAATGCAGATGTTCTCGATCAGGATCTCAAGATAAATGCCTCGGCAGGCTTGCCACCCCGCGAATTCCTTTACAAAGAGGCGTCTCGTTACTGTCCAGAAGATAGATATTTTGCGTCCAGTGCGGTTTTTCCTTCGTTACCATTGACAATAAATTGGCTGAGGGATTGTGTTAGAGAAAACCCTTCCCTTAGACTTCAGGTACATAACACTGCTGGAAATATCACATTCATTACAACTCTTTTGTAGTATGACATACAGGATAAGCCTGCTTGCGTTGGACTCTTAGAGGTTTTCGTACATGTATACTAGTCGTAGATGAagggggagccttggagtaactggtaaagttgttgtcatgtgatcaggaggtcaggggttcaagccttggaaacagcctctgccTCTgtcagaaatgcaaggtaaggctgcgtacaatacacccttgtggtggggcccttccctggacaccgcgcatagcggtagctttagtgcaccgggctgccctttataCTAGTCGTAGATGAAggggggagccttggagtaaatggtaaagttgttgttatgtgaccaggaggtcacgggttcaagccttggaaacagcctctgcctctgacagaaatgcaaggtaaggctgcgtacaatacatccttgtggtggggcccttccctggacaccgcgcatagcggtaactttagtgcaccgggctgcccttttattCTAGTCGTAGATGACGGGTTGAACTTTTAGTGTTATGCTCCGGTTGTCTACATCACACCCTTTGGGTGGCGCCCTTTGTGCACCGGACTGCCCTGTTTTGTCATAGATGGCATCACGAGTTCACTTGCAACGTTAGAGTTTCAAGTTGACAGAGATGAATCCTTTTTCTCGATTTTCATTGATAAAACTCGAGAATATAATGCTACTACATGAATCCTAACAAGTAACCAACTCGATCGTAAATGTCACTTAGAGCTTTCGTATGGCAGATAATTTCATGCTTATTTTGGTTATCACCCCACGTGTCTTATTTTACGTGCTTGTTGTAGCTGAAACAAAAAGACATTTAGTTCCTGATGAATATTTGAGGTTAATGAAGATGATATAACATCACAAATGCACACTGCTAGGCTGGAACAATCGAATTTCTGACTCTACTTCTTTTTCCAGGTTCTTGTCACCGGTTCATTGCATCTCGTTGGCGATGTATTGAAGCTACTAAGGAGGTAATGTTGCATTTCCTTCCACGGGTGGTCGGGGGCAGTTGATGGAGCGCGTGATATCCTCAGATCAATTTTGAGAGTTTCTCACAACTTGAATTTtgttc is from Capsicum annuum cultivar UCD-10X-F1 chromosome 5, UCD10Xv1.1, whole genome shotgun sequence and encodes:
- the LOC107870005 gene encoding folylpolyglutamate synthase isoform X1 — its product is MVQELLSKNLYLCQEIMGHAQISVKKDHFFLSGFTWMASRSLSCSHIDGVKKLKGLRYRNLSSQIVGKFSQNTQDISQDFELPSAYETAMEALSTLITQKKRNGTSAVNGQNQKLDRMLRYIKILGLEEKIAGLKIIHVAGTKGKGSTCAFCEAILRECGFRTGLFTSPHLIDVRERYRLDGMDICQENFLQYFWDCWNQLKANISEDLPMPPLFQFLTVLAFKIFVSEKVDVAIIEVGLGGKLDSTNVIKEPIVCGITSLGMDHMETLGDTLGQIASHKAGILKPQIPGFSVPQLSEAMEVLQERANELMIPLEVVAPLTLEKLNGTRLSLSGDHQLSNAALAVSLCKSWLRGTGNWKRLFEDAYEEDGLPEQFLRGLSAARLSGRAQIVVDPLINASGGNKRVSGDLTFYLDGAHSPESTYACARWFSAAAVERKDLSLSSVSPGVETTETAWTKGYIKHCHNKEPDEILKRILLFNCMDARDPQILLPKLVDTCASSGIYFSKAIFVPSISVHTKVTSATSTIPSYVPGKDLSWQFNIQRIWERIIHGKDVLDQDLKINASAGLPPREFLYKEASRYCPEDRYFASSAVFPSLPLTINWLRDCVRENPSLRLQVLVTGSLHLVGDVLKLLRR